One part of the Synergistales bacterium genome encodes these proteins:
- a CDS encoding histidine phosphatase family protein, translated as MKLVLVRHGETAWNREGRFQGRMDIPLNETGREQGQAVAGVLGDYPLDALCTSPLARAAETAGFTAAAQGVEPLVMEAFSEIDHGEWEGLSAGEVERRWPGMLTTWHSTPEAVVMPGGESLSMVQRRVERGMQNLLDLGGSAVALFTHDAVLKVMLCSMLGLPLGAFWSFQMANAGISLLERRDARWRVQLLGDVCHYGPFYRRVDQAGL; from the coding sequence GTGAAACTGGTTCTGGTGCGCCACGGGGAAACCGCCTGGAACCGGGAGGGCCGCTTCCAGGGTCGGATGGACATACCGCTGAACGAGACCGGACGGGAGCAGGGACAGGCTGTGGCAGGGGTCCTGGGGGACTACCCGCTGGATGCCCTCTGCACGAGCCCCCTGGCCCGGGCTGCGGAGACAGCCGGATTCACGGCCGCCGCACAGGGGGTGGAGCCCCTGGTGATGGAGGCCTTTTCCGAGATCGACCACGGGGAATGGGAGGGCCTCTCCGCCGGCGAGGTGGAGCGGAGGTGGCCCGGAATGCTCACAACGTGGCACAGCACCCCCGAAGCGGTGGTCATGCCCGGGGGCGAGTCGCTGTCGATGGTGCAGCGCCGTGTGGAGCGGGGGATGCAGAACCTGCTGGATCTGGGCGGGAGCGCTGTCGCGCTCTTCACACACGATGCGGTCCTCAAGGTGATGCTGTGTTCCATGCTGGGCCTTCCGCTCGGTGCGTTCTGGTCCTTCCAGATGGCCAACGCCGGTATCTCCCTGCTGGAGCGTCGCGATGCACGCTGGCGGGTTCAGCTACTGGGTGATGTCTGCCACTACGGGCCGTTCTACCGGCGTGTCGACCAGGCAGGGCTCTAG
- a CDS encoding NUDIX hydrolase, with product MRIRVAGMIAEQGAYLLLRYRYPKGLVYGIPGGNLDENESLLDALRRELQEELGIVAEVRSLIFAAEEQAHHGLPRTVHLGFSCSLQSGRPAVNPRQTSAEGCEWLSAEALRSKTLYPNVASALNDREPLFPSLYLGILPQRPWM from the coding sequence GTGCGTATCCGCGTAGCCGGAATGATTGCAGAACAGGGGGCCTACCTCCTGCTCCGATACCGCTACCCGAAGGGACTGGTCTACGGCATCCCCGGCGGCAACCTCGACGAGAACGAATCGCTCCTCGATGCACTCCGGAGGGAGCTGCAGGAGGAACTGGGGATTGTCGCAGAGGTCCGCAGCCTGATCTTCGCGGCCGAAGAGCAGGCCCACCACGGACTGCCCCGGACCGTGCATCTCGGTTTCTCCTGTTCTCTGCAGAGCGGCCGTCCCGCGGTCAACCCCAGGCAGACCTCGGCGGAGGGGTGCGAATGGCTTTCAGCGGAAGCACTCCGGAGCAAAACGCTCTACCCCAACGTCGCTTCCGCACTCAACGACCGGGAGCCGCTCTTCCCCTCGCTCTATCTGGGCATTCTGCCGCAGCGTCCCTGGATGTAG
- a CDS encoding HD domain-containing protein, with amino-acid sequence MVTIAEIRQLAEGETFKGLFAVQSILQRKDRNGNPFWEISVMDPSGTLDAKIWGNSTWMDAGGGRENAAEFDPTAEGCAQRLTGTTIGGKGKVGTFKGKPQYTLNAVYLLNQEEYPAHAFVQKSPVPYEELHERFDSLRRSAPEEMRSFLDFVFSGSLWDRFRVLPAAVTHHHAYVHGLLEHTVMVTESALAVAQRYERSGIPVDPGVVIAGGLLHDLGKIETYELVPTPEVTLRGAVIDHVALGYAAFSRLAGEYGLEERTATHLGHILLSHHGQKEFGSPILPATPEALIVAAADELDFKLFCWDEQIQPLNADQEISGFHFATQRRFWKWRQEEA; translated from the coding sequence GTGGTAACCATAGCAGAAATCAGGCAGCTTGCGGAAGGGGAGACCTTCAAGGGTCTTTTCGCCGTGCAGTCGATTCTGCAGCGGAAGGATCGGAACGGGAATCCCTTCTGGGAGATATCGGTGATGGATCCCTCGGGCACCCTGGACGCCAAGATATGGGGCAACAGCACCTGGATGGACGCCGGCGGGGGCAGGGAGAACGCTGCGGAGTTCGACCCCACCGCTGAGGGATGCGCACAGAGGCTCACCGGAACGACCATTGGAGGCAAGGGGAAGGTGGGGACCTTCAAGGGGAAGCCGCAGTATACGCTGAACGCCGTCTATCTCCTCAACCAGGAGGAGTACCCGGCCCACGCCTTTGTCCAGAAGTCGCCGGTTCCCTACGAGGAGCTCCACGAGCGTTTCGACAGTCTGCGCCGCTCCGCGCCGGAGGAGATGCGAAGCTTTCTGGATTTCGTCTTCTCCGGCTCTCTCTGGGATCGGTTCCGGGTTCTCCCGGCGGCGGTGACCCACCACCACGCCTATGTCCACGGGTTGCTGGAGCATACGGTGATGGTGACCGAGAGCGCCCTGGCTGTGGCGCAGCGCTACGAGCGCTCCGGTATCCCGGTGGATCCGGGGGTTGTGATCGCCGGCGGGTTGCTCCACGATCTCGGCAAGATCGAGACCTACGAGCTTGTCCCCACGCCGGAGGTGACCCTGCGTGGGGCGGTGATCGACCATGTGGCCCTGGGCTATGCGGCCTTTTCCCGGCTCGCCGGGGAGTACGGCCTCGAGGAGCGGACGGCCACACACCTGGGGCATATCCTGTTGAGCCATCACGGCCAGAAGGAATTCGGTTCGCCGATCCTGCCGGCGACGCCGGAGGCGCTCATCGTGGCCGCCGCGGACGAACTGGATTTCAAGCTCTTCTGCTGGGATGAGCAGATCCAGCCGCTCAACGCGGATCAGGAGATCAGCGGCTTCCACTTTGCCACCCAGCGGCGGTTCTGGAAGTGGCGGCAGGAGGAGGCATAG
- a CDS encoding RluA family pseudouridine synthase produces MQRYAWTVPQGQSGRRITKVLQDVTGDVPYSAIMRALRKKQVLLDGKRVAPSVRVQAGQEIRMPWEPPLERPRGRGGSEAELFSRFDVVFLLPSHLCVINKPPGLLVQPSKKGEDSVVNRFRSILGAAEASGLYPAPVHRLDRNTSGIVVVALSRAAQHVLHGLLSGRGVEKRYLALVAGVPPAAGEIDRPLRKDRRANQVYVDTEGGQRAVTRYGRIRASGSLSLVEAILETGRSHQIRCHMASLGFPIVGDRKYGGTMEGLPSPRRPLLHACSMTFPELPGPLSELSGKTLTAPIPLDMQQYAARHLAKDTFVGYNVATD; encoded by the coding sequence ATGCAGCGCTATGCCTGGACGGTGCCGCAGGGGCAGTCGGGAAGGCGGATCACCAAGGTGTTGCAGGATGTCACAGGTGATGTGCCCTACAGCGCGATCATGCGGGCCCTCCGGAAAAAGCAGGTGCTGCTCGACGGCAAACGGGTGGCTCCCTCGGTCCGTGTCCAGGCGGGACAGGAGATCCGCATGCCCTGGGAGCCCCCCCTGGAAAGGCCCCGCGGGAGAGGGGGTTCCGAGGCGGAGCTGTTCTCGCGGTTTGATGTGGTGTTCCTCCTCCCTTCCCATCTCTGTGTGATCAACAAGCCGCCCGGCCTGCTTGTCCAGCCGTCGAAAAAGGGCGAGGATTCGGTGGTGAACCGTTTCCGTTCCATTCTGGGCGCTGCAGAGGCCTCGGGTCTGTACCCTGCGCCGGTACATCGGCTCGACCGGAATACCTCGGGCATCGTGGTCGTCGCCCTCTCCAGGGCGGCCCAGCACGTGCTCCACGGTCTTCTTTCCGGCCGGGGAGTGGAGAAACGCTATCTGGCCCTCGTGGCCGGTGTGCCCCCCGCTGCCGGGGAGATCGATCGGCCTCTGCGCAAGGACAGACGTGCCAACCAGGTATATGTCGATACCGAAGGGGGGCAGAGGGCGGTAACCCGCTACGGGCGCATCCGCGCTTCCGGGTCTCTCTCCCTGGTGGAGGCGATCCTGGAGACAGGACGGTCTCATCAGATACGGTGCCATATGGCCTCGCTCGGTTTCCCCATTGTGGGGGACAGGAAGTACGGCGGCACGATGGAGGGCCTCCCTTCCCCGCGGCGGCCGCTGCTGCATGCCTGCAGCATGACATTCCCGGAGCTTCCCGGCCCCTTGTCGGAGCTCTCGGGGAAGACCCTGACTGCTCCAATACCCCTGGATATGCAGCAATACGCCGCCAGACACCTTGCGAAAGATACCTTTGTGGGGTATAATGTGGCCACAGACTAG